The Catenuloplanes niger genome includes a window with the following:
- a CDS encoding sensor histidine kinase, with product MTDSADGRVEPVVAAALGRAVLLGRALLTVATAAAGLAVADEHPYRLVVLITLLLAGSAVQVAVLTRWPRVVSHPVAILAAEAVLLVAVLALSRGGVPYFVHAAGSAALAGVLLGAAAWPLWAAQAAQGFAVCVTILRETDPDAAVAVYLIAAPVAGVLAGLAAAVATRALVRQMRLNLQRVAIAQRDAAALERARLARELHDSVAKTLRGMSLAAVALPGSVRRQPALAEQLAGAISEGAAAASLQARELLEGLRLDSPDEALDVTLDRLCGRFSARTGIDTGAQVHVADLPVPVRYELTRIAHEALTNIERHANARRVTVTLALTRRGRAVTLTVRDDGDGFTMSGDLLTLQDLGHHGIVGMAERARTIGGSIEVTTRPGRGTSVHVSVPLAGSIT from the coding sequence GTGACCGATTCCGCTGACGGGCGCGTCGAGCCCGTCGTCGCGGCGGCGCTCGGACGCGCCGTTCTGCTGGGCCGGGCCCTGCTCACCGTGGCCACGGCCGCGGCCGGACTGGCGGTCGCGGACGAGCATCCGTACCGGCTGGTGGTGCTGATCACGCTCCTGCTGGCCGGGTCCGCGGTGCAGGTCGCGGTGCTGACCCGGTGGCCGCGCGTGGTCTCGCACCCGGTGGCGATCCTGGCGGCGGAGGCGGTACTGCTGGTCGCGGTGCTGGCGCTCAGCCGCGGCGGCGTGCCCTACTTCGTGCACGCGGCCGGGTCCGCCGCGCTGGCCGGGGTGCTGCTCGGCGCGGCCGCGTGGCCGCTGTGGGCGGCGCAGGCGGCGCAGGGCTTCGCGGTCTGCGTGACCATCCTGCGCGAGACGGACCCGGACGCGGCGGTCGCGGTCTACCTGATCGCGGCGCCGGTCGCGGGCGTGCTGGCCGGCCTGGCCGCCGCGGTCGCGACCCGGGCGCTGGTCCGGCAGATGCGGCTCAACCTGCAACGGGTCGCGATCGCGCAGCGGGACGCGGCCGCGCTGGAACGCGCCCGGCTCGCCCGCGAGCTGCACGACTCGGTGGCGAAGACGCTGCGCGGCATGTCACTGGCCGCGGTCGCGCTGCCCGGGTCGGTGCGCCGCCAGCCCGCGCTGGCCGAGCAGCTGGCCGGCGCGATCTCCGAGGGCGCGGCCGCGGCCAGCCTCCAGGCCCGGGAGCTGCTCGAAGGCCTGCGCCTGGACTCGCCGGACGAGGCGCTGGACGTGACGCTGGACCGGCTCTGCGGCCGGTTCTCCGCACGGACCGGCATCGACACCGGCGCGCAGGTGCACGTGGCCGACCTGCCGGTCCCGGTCCGCTACGAGCTGACCCGGATCGCGCACGAGGCGCTGACCAACATCGAACGGCACGCGAACGCCCGCCGGGTCACGGTCACGCTGGCGCTGACCCGGCGCGGGCGCGCGGTGACGCTCACCGTGCGCGACGACGGCGACGGCTTCACCATGTCCGGCGACCTGCTCACGCTGCAGGACCTCGGCCACCACGGGATCGTCGGCATGGCGGAGCGGGCGCGCACGATCGGCGGCAGCATCGAGGTGACCACCCGGCCGGGCCGGGGCACCAGCGTGCACGTCTCCGTGCCCCTGGCAGGATCCATCACATGA
- a CDS encoding DUF1996 domain-containing protein → MSYTFTKFREADERPSRFGRLGRWVRGHRTMAATAAGITLVAAGAAAVAGVPLADAATNNEPAPPGAIRAAAFTAQSGAQTEGTNDAGGGKNVGWLAGGDWLRFDGVDLGAAGSVTTSVRIAAAHADRPGSVEVRTGSATGPLLATVPVTATGGWQSWNTRTATGTSPGGKQDVFLVLKADHKHDFVNLNWFAFSGAGAAPSTSTGASPSTAASAAPSASTPGQPAPSTSSSSAAPAPATGWVPVDQAAWKAQLDAFDKTVAQKPPAGRGRNPEFNATCTFSHMAPNDPIVFPNLPGASHMHSFFGNRATDANTTTESLFRAKDTTCEPGEDFSAYWMPTLYVDGKPVQSNMFIVYYGSLMSDTTKVVPMPNGLRLLHGDAKKQVNTPVGAQNQFYCSGGPLDGVGRSADGNFPICGDGGTVHFTMRFADCWDGKHLDSPNHKDHLTNGFNDTCPPSHPVRIPAVTLSIYFPTSGGKDMKLSSGLASSMHADAFFAWDVPAMNQRVKNCIHQAVACKSNGDF, encoded by the coding sequence GTGTCGTACACGTTTACGAAGTTCCGCGAGGCGGACGAGCGCCCGTCGCGGTTCGGCCGCCTGGGCCGGTGGGTCCGCGGCCACCGCACGATGGCCGCGACCGCCGCCGGCATCACGCTGGTCGCGGCCGGTGCCGCCGCGGTCGCGGGCGTGCCGCTGGCCGACGCCGCCACCAACAACGAACCCGCGCCGCCCGGTGCGATCCGCGCCGCCGCGTTCACCGCGCAGTCCGGCGCGCAGACCGAGGGCACCAACGACGCCGGCGGCGGCAAGAACGTCGGCTGGCTGGCCGGCGGCGACTGGCTGCGCTTCGACGGCGTCGACCTGGGCGCCGCGGGCTCGGTCACCACCTCGGTCCGGATCGCGGCCGCGCACGCGGACCGTCCCGGCAGCGTCGAGGTCCGCACCGGCTCGGCGACCGGCCCGCTGCTCGCCACGGTCCCGGTCACCGCGACCGGCGGCTGGCAGAGCTGGAACACGCGCACCGCGACCGGCACCTCGCCCGGCGGCAAGCAGGACGTGTTCCTGGTGCTGAAGGCGGACCACAAGCACGACTTCGTGAACCTGAACTGGTTCGCGTTCTCCGGCGCCGGCGCGGCCCCGTCCACGTCCACCGGGGCGTCGCCCTCCACCGCCGCGTCCGCCGCGCCGTCCGCGAGCACGCCGGGCCAGCCCGCGCCGTCCACCTCGTCCTCGTCCGCCGCGCCGGCGCCGGCCACCGGCTGGGTGCCGGTCGACCAGGCGGCCTGGAAGGCGCAGCTGGACGCGTTCGACAAGACCGTGGCGCAGAAGCCGCCGGCCGGCCGGGGCCGCAACCCCGAGTTCAACGCGACCTGCACGTTCAGCCACATGGCGCCGAACGACCCGATCGTCTTCCCGAACCTGCCGGGCGCGTCGCACATGCACTCGTTCTTCGGCAACCGGGCCACGGACGCGAACACCACGACCGAGAGCCTGTTCCGGGCCAAGGACACCACCTGTGAGCCGGGCGAGGACTTCTCCGCGTACTGGATGCCGACGCTCTACGTCGACGGCAAGCCCGTCCAGTCGAACATGTTCATCGTCTACTACGGCTCGCTGATGTCGGACACCACCAAGGTCGTCCCGATGCCGAACGGCCTGCGGCTGCTGCACGGCGACGCGAAGAAGCAGGTCAACACGCCGGTCGGCGCGCAGAACCAGTTCTACTGCTCCGGCGGCCCGCTGGACGGCGTCGGCCGCAGCGCGGACGGCAACTTCCCGATCTGCGGCGACGGCGGCACCGTGCACTTCACCATGCGGTTCGCCGACTGCTGGGACGGCAAGCACCTGGACAGCCCGAACCACAAGGACCACCTGACCAACGGCTTCAACGACACCTGCCCGCCGAGCCACCCGGTCCGGATCCCGGCCGTCACGCTGTCGATCTACTTCCCGACCTCGGGCGGCAAGGACATGAAGCTCTCCTCCGGCCTCGCCTCCTCGATGCACGCGGACGCGTTCTTCGCCTGGGACGTCCCGGCCATGAACCAGCGCGTCAAGAACTGCATCCACCAGGCGGTCGCCTGCAAGAGCAACGGCGACTTCTAG
- a CDS encoding discoidin domain-containing protein — MDKPEREPNASGGYALPGGPGSSGGHPRPPARRAIVLRGLPPYDGDDEPAEGPDLVPVRETYQELEMPRRPDPGPEASQSQELPHWPASAVPRPVSPPVPPSQPVPSQSVPASPAGAPPVPVPLPPRWDARDETVALPRPVSPAQPVPAGEETEEMRVAPLAPAPRSTERHRPWLLSLAVAATVGLIGAGVALVPLIGQGQAGTGEPSSAPEPPPGFALPPAEIPLLPASASAPVSASASASPSASASPSPSPTGSPVASVPAAAPPPATTGSPARSAGTTAPAGRVNSGNANIAQGRAAGASSQEGAAWTASAAVDGDMTSRWSSQPGDPQWITVDLGELWQLNTITLYWEHAYATAYRVETSRDGVTWTAVYSTTSGGGGTVLIPAGTAPARYVRMTGTARNTQYGYSLFEIQVR; from the coding sequence ATGGACAAGCCCGAACGGGAGCCGAACGCGAGCGGAGGCTACGCGCTGCCCGGCGGCCCGGGGAGCTCCGGCGGCCATCCGCGGCCACCGGCGCGGCGCGCGATCGTGCTGCGCGGGCTGCCACCGTACGACGGCGACGACGAGCCGGCCGAGGGCCCCGACCTGGTGCCGGTCCGCGAGACCTACCAGGAGCTGGAGATGCCCCGCCGGCCGGACCCGGGCCCGGAGGCGAGCCAGAGCCAGGAGTTGCCGCACTGGCCGGCCTCGGCCGTGCCCCGCCCGGTCTCCCCGCCCGTGCCACCGTCGCAACCGGTCCCGTCGCAGTCGGTCCCGGCCTCGCCGGCCGGGGCGCCGCCGGTGCCGGTGCCGCTGCCGCCGCGCTGGGACGCGCGGGACGAGACGGTCGCGCTGCCCCGCCCGGTCTCCCCGGCCCAGCCGGTGCCGGCCGGGGAGGAGACCGAGGAGATGCGGGTCGCGCCGCTCGCACCCGCGCCGCGCTCGACGGAACGGCACCGCCCGTGGCTGCTGTCGCTCGCCGTGGCCGCCACGGTCGGCCTGATCGGCGCCGGTGTCGCGCTGGTGCCGCTGATCGGCCAGGGCCAGGCCGGCACCGGCGAGCCGAGCTCCGCGCCCGAGCCGCCGCCCGGCTTCGCGCTGCCCCCGGCCGAGATACCGCTGCTCCCCGCGTCCGCGTCGGCGCCGGTGAGCGCGTCCGCCTCCGCCTCGCCGTCCGCCAGCGCCTCGCCGTCCCCGTCACCTACCGGCTCGCCGGTCGCGTCCGTCCCGGCGGCGGCACCACCGCCGGCCACCACCGGCTCCCCGGCCCGGTCCGCCGGCACCACCGCGCCGGCCGGCCGGGTGAACAGCGGCAACGCCAACATCGCCCAGGGCCGGGCGGCCGGTGCGTCCAGCCAGGAGGGTGCGGCGTGGACCGCGTCCGCCGCGGTCGACGGCGACATGACGTCCCGCTGGAGCAGCCAGCCCGGCGACCCGCAGTGGATCACCGTGGACCTGGGTGAACTGTGGCAGCTCAACACGATCACGCTGTACTGGGAGCACGCGTACGCCACCGCGTACCGGGTCGAGACGTCCCGCGACGGCGTCACCTGGACCGCCGTCTACAGCACCACCAGCGGTGGCGGCGGCACCGTGCTGATCCCGGCCGGCACCGCACCGGCCCGCTACGTGCGGATGACCGGCACCGCCCGCAACACCCAGTACGGCTACAGCCTCTTCGAGATCCAGGTGCGCTGA
- a CDS encoding helix-turn-helix transcriptional regulator, which produces MTAHGSDGRTPRRRALPGRDAQVGALDTARRAAADGGRFVLVTGAPGSGRTALLDTAAEIWRTAGITVLRVRGDGFGALLRVLHDECERVADPLLAGPLSTLGTLCAAGDPAAPGRLAALQQATAAAVALVARRGQTVLIADDAAPGLSAALAAAVRDDCLVVASTGTARGRLAALADTVVDLPPLPADAVRSMLTRRYGAPPDDAVLPALTTALGPLAGNPATVFGTADALAEDGRLTVVRGELCLHEPRAPIALPAAHPLVTALHARGPVAVRLVTMAAVTRFGLDDLPVFADATLGDLDRYGETVDALVRAGVLADGPGGAVEPRCPALAARLIADAGPDTVARLHRAYAAAMFRRAGSGAGADRATLADHVSSAGMSIPADRRTAEQLAATADEAVDRQPDRAADWLLAALRHADGDREADEILARLLRLLVRTGRFTRLAEVVRTAAPAGRHPDLAVAAALAAIHTGRPVPDGVAALPGGELMARLAHSWLPGTAPAPAGPPTRSGTGPELVRADELLLVSQAMSGGLDATAVPTEHADALLTAGAAGDLAGVLGLVLGEHRYGTPVDGPIAAYHRMHVRNARGDLPAVVSAAREADLAGALPPTLGHIARLWGAEALALQGRAEEAVAWWRSVPDEAPVAALRWWAANGPAGEPRTADEAARRLREARRAYRRQREFGGALGVAHLITRASALAGRFGLAAESAEWVATAAADATGDLRRVSTSTLLLARAFTGDEDAAAVAAGRVRAGGDRVALALTTLAVGRAVTDPRPWLLEARAAAEAAGSPWLRSAVAAAMRERGVRRPRARAPQPAFSATEREIVGLIRQGRTNRQIAAQVRMSEKTIENYLTRLFARTGCRSRVELAAVGLAPDGPVRGGLVPAGPVPAGLVPGGPVAGGGAERGR; this is translated from the coding sequence GTGACAGCACACGGCAGTGACGGCCGGACACCGCGCCGGCGTGCGCTCCCGGGCCGGGACGCGCAGGTCGGCGCGCTGGACACCGCCCGCCGGGCCGCGGCCGACGGAGGCCGGTTCGTGCTGGTCACCGGCGCGCCCGGCAGCGGCCGCACCGCGCTGCTGGACACCGCGGCGGAGATCTGGCGCACCGCCGGGATCACCGTGCTCCGGGTGCGCGGCGACGGGTTCGGCGCGCTGCTGCGGGTGCTTCACGACGAGTGCGAACGCGTCGCCGATCCGCTGCTCGCCGGCCCGCTGTCCACGCTCGGCACGCTCTGCGCGGCCGGCGACCCGGCCGCGCCCGGCCGGCTTGCCGCGCTCCAGCAGGCGACCGCGGCCGCGGTCGCCCTGGTCGCGCGCCGGGGGCAGACCGTGCTGATCGCGGACGACGCCGCACCCGGCCTGAGCGCGGCACTGGCGGCCGCGGTCCGGGACGACTGCCTGGTGGTCGCGTCCACCGGGACCGCGCGCGGCCGGCTCGCCGCACTCGCGGACACCGTCGTGGACCTGCCGCCGCTGCCCGCCGACGCGGTCCGGAGCATGCTGACCCGCCGGTACGGCGCACCGCCGGACGACGCCGTGCTGCCCGCGCTGACCACCGCGCTCGGCCCGCTGGCCGGCAATCCCGCCACCGTGTTCGGTACCGCGGACGCGCTCGCGGAGGACGGCCGGCTCACGGTCGTCCGCGGTGAACTGTGCCTGCACGAGCCGCGGGCGCCGATCGCGCTGCCCGCGGCGCACCCGCTGGTGACCGCGCTGCATGCCCGCGGCCCGGTCGCGGTGCGGCTGGTCACCATGGCCGCGGTCACCCGGTTCGGCCTGGACGACCTGCCGGTCTTCGCGGACGCCACGCTCGGCGACCTGGACCGGTACGGCGAGACCGTCGACGCGCTGGTCCGCGCCGGCGTGCTGGCCGACGGCCCGGGCGGCGCCGTCGAGCCCCGGTGCCCCGCGCTCGCCGCCCGGCTGATCGCGGACGCCGGCCCGGACACGGTGGCCCGCCTGCATCGCGCGTACGCGGCCGCGATGTTCCGCCGCGCCGGGTCCGGGGCCGGCGCGGACCGGGCCACCCTGGCCGACCACGTCAGCTCCGCGGGCATGTCGATCCCGGCCGACCGGCGGACCGCGGAGCAGCTGGCCGCGACCGCGGACGAGGCCGTCGACCGGCAACCGGACCGGGCCGCGGACTGGCTGCTGGCCGCGCTCCGGCACGCCGACGGCGACCGGGAGGCCGACGAGATCCTGGCCCGGCTGCTGCGCCTGCTGGTCCGCACCGGCCGGTTCACCAGGCTGGCCGAGGTGGTGCGGACCGCGGCGCCGGCCGGCCGGCACCCCGACCTGGCCGTGGCCGCCGCGTTGGCCGCGATCCACACCGGACGGCCGGTGCCGGACGGCGTCGCCGCGCTGCCCGGCGGCGAGCTGATGGCCCGGCTCGCCCACAGCTGGCTGCCCGGCACGGCCCCGGCGCCGGCCGGCCCGCCGACCCGGTCCGGCACCGGCCCGGAACTGGTCCGCGCCGACGAACTGCTGCTGGTGTCGCAGGCGATGAGCGGCGGCCTGGACGCGACCGCCGTGCCCACCGAGCACGCCGACGCGCTGCTGACCGCCGGCGCGGCCGGTGACCTCGCCGGCGTGCTGGGCCTCGTGCTCGGCGAGCACCGGTACGGCACGCCGGTCGACGGGCCGATCGCCGCCTATCACCGGATGCACGTCCGGAACGCCCGCGGTGACCTGCCCGCCGTCGTCTCCGCCGCCCGCGAGGCGGACCTGGCCGGCGCGCTGCCACCCACGCTCGGGCACATCGCCCGGCTCTGGGGCGCCGAGGCGCTCGCGTTGCAGGGCCGGGCCGAGGAGGCGGTGGCCTGGTGGCGGTCGGTGCCGGACGAGGCGCCCGTCGCGGCGCTGCGCTGGTGGGCGGCGAACGGCCCGGCGGGCGAGCCACGCACCGCGGACGAGGCTGCCCGGCGGCTGCGGGAGGCGCGGCGGGCGTACCGGCGCCAGCGGGAGTTCGGTGGCGCGCTCGGCGTCGCGCACCTGATCACCCGGGCGTCCGCGCTGGCCGGCCGGTTCGGGCTGGCCGCCGAGTCCGCCGAGTGGGTGGCGACCGCGGCGGCGGACGCGACCGGGGACCTGCGCCGGGTCAGCACGTCGACGCTGCTGCTGGCGCGCGCGTTCACCGGCGACGAGGACGCCGCCGCCGTCGCGGCCGGCCGGGTCCGGGCGGGCGGCGACCGGGTCGCGCTGGCACTGACCACGCTCGCGGTCGGCCGGGCCGTCACCGACCCACGCCCGTGGCTGCTGGAGGCGCGGGCCGCGGCGGAGGCGGCCGGTTCGCCGTGGCTGCGGTCCGCGGTCGCCGCCGCCATGCGCGAGCGCGGTGTGCGCCGGCCCCGGGCCCGCGCACCGCAGCCCGCGTTCAGCGCGACCGAACGCGAGATCGTCGGCCTGATCCGGCAGGGCCGGACGAACCGGCAGATCGCGGCGCAGGTCCGGATGAGCGAGAAGACCATCGAGAACTACCTGACCCGGCTGTTCGCGCGCACCGGCTGCCGGTCCCGGGTCGAGCTGGCCGCGGTCGGTCTCGCCCCGGACGGCCCGGTCCGGGGCGGCCTGGTTCCGGCCGGTCCGGTCCCGGCCGGCCTGGTTCCGGGCGGCCCGGTCGCGGGCGGGGGAGCGGAGCGCGGCCGGTGA
- a CDS encoding helix-turn-helix transcriptional regulator: MTTPIDPAGYALTLLTGPQGIGRSRALRAVRDATAAAGRRVLELRLSPEDRHEPWYLAGRLLTALTPAPAGQVARARPGSAAPAVTGPAARAGTGAAARARTGVVEPPAAALTRALRAHPGLTVLVDDAQWADPESATALLGALPDVARTPVRWVATLRTGPPPAPGPAATFARLRAAGLAQAVPLRPLSPAESDALLLRLLGAAPDDTLRTVLRRFGRGRPAALIAAVEGYRDLVRVVDRRAYLTDPTAAPRLPDGHALLRPVHDLPAETRAVARALAVLDVLEGDVPALIGAACDLPVPRVHAHLAALRDEGLAREHRRGWRIATAPLAVALTGALGPFERRRLARVAVEAIRRGEAVSGRPGFLPDQVAAAGTLLDPEPARLLLRAHAVAATGRAPEAAARWWAGVARLSDDPGDRAEAEQARAVADLLLGRYDATRAAMRRQLADHAVLPPMVRQQAEQLALIGARAARDTDEVRRTARGEPGWPGGPRPTPVTRAGALTMLDRWTEATRVLTAAAPSATAAENVAAENAVVQIAAVTGVLPTGVLRTGIRHTGVREPARPEPDAPPAWTRRHRAGTAMNRFRLAAIAGDLTGAERALADADLTADVLSPPDRTLHRWRAGRWDEALDGARFSIATDLTLVFHPSQSTLHRVAAEVLLARGWPARARVLLDNARADAAPLPHLLAPATAELEWIVGDPAAAARTIDAALAEAAELGVVIGVDELRLAATELAAARGDASAATAAALAVPAPDSAAGELRAATAAMIAHRDAARADAVLTLARRTGQPYELARTIERVVRWTGRRPELLAEAYDLLGALGAILHRSRIRQAMRDHGVTVPGRAETLAESERLLAALVAEGLSNRELAAATQSSAKSVEGRLSRLFTRTGYRSRAELAAAVLNGDHRIG; this comes from the coding sequence GTGACCACCCCGATCGATCCGGCCGGGTACGCGCTGACGCTGCTCACGGGGCCGCAGGGCATCGGCCGGTCGCGCGCCCTCCGTGCCGTGCGCGACGCCACGGCCGCCGCCGGCCGCCGGGTGCTGGAGCTGCGGCTGTCGCCCGAGGACCGGCACGAACCCTGGTACCTGGCCGGCCGGCTGCTCACCGCGCTGACCCCGGCCCCGGCCGGCCAGGTGGCCCGGGCGCGCCCCGGCTCGGCGGCCCCGGCGGTCACCGGCCCGGCGGCCCGGGCGGGCACCGGTGCGGCGGCCCGGGCGCGTACCGGCGTGGTGGAACCGCCGGCCGCCGCGCTCACCCGGGCGCTGCGCGCGCACCCCGGCCTGACCGTTCTCGTCGACGACGCCCAGTGGGCCGACCCGGAGTCGGCGACCGCGTTGCTCGGCGCGCTGCCGGACGTGGCCCGCACGCCCGTCCGCTGGGTCGCCACGCTGCGCACCGGCCCGCCGCCCGCTCCCGGGCCGGCGGCCACGTTCGCGCGACTGCGCGCGGCCGGACTGGCCCAGGCGGTGCCGCTGCGGCCGCTGTCCCCGGCCGAGTCCGACGCGCTGCTGCTCCGGCTGCTCGGCGCTGCGCCGGACGACACGCTGCGCACCGTGCTGCGCCGGTTCGGCCGGGGCCGGCCGGCCGCGCTGATCGCCGCGGTCGAGGGCTACCGGGACCTGGTCCGGGTGGTGGACCGGCGCGCCTACCTGACCGACCCGACCGCGGCGCCGCGCCTGCCGGACGGCCACGCCCTGCTCCGGCCGGTCCACGACCTGCCGGCGGAGACCCGCGCGGTGGCCCGGGCGCTCGCGGTGCTGGACGTGCTGGAGGGGGACGTACCGGCGCTGATCGGAGCCGCGTGTGATCTTCCGGTGCCGCGGGTGCACGCGCACCTGGCGGCGCTCCGCGACGAGGGACTCGCCCGCGAGCACCGGCGCGGCTGGCGGATCGCGACCGCGCCGCTGGCCGTGGCGCTGACCGGTGCGCTCGGCCCGTTCGAGCGGCGGCGGCTGGCCCGGGTCGCGGTGGAGGCGATCCGGCGCGGCGAGGCGGTCAGCGGCCGCCCCGGGTTCCTGCCGGACCAGGTCGCCGCCGCCGGCACGCTGCTCGACCCGGAGCCGGCCCGGCTGCTGCTGCGCGCGCATGCCGTCGCCGCGACCGGGCGTGCCCCGGAGGCCGCGGCCCGCTGGTGGGCCGGTGTGGCGCGGCTCAGCGACGACCCGGGGGACCGGGCCGAGGCGGAGCAGGCCCGGGCCGTCGCCGACCTGCTCCTCGGCCGGTACGACGCGACCCGCGCCGCGATGCGCCGGCAGCTGGCCGACCACGCCGTGCTGCCGCCGATGGTCCGCCAGCAGGCCGAACAGCTGGCGCTGATCGGTGCCCGAGCCGCCCGGGACACGGACGAGGTGCGGCGTACCGCCCGCGGCGAGCCCGGCTGGCCCGGCGGCCCGCGACCGACCCCGGTCACCCGGGCCGGCGCGCTGACCATGCTGGACCGCTGGACCGAGGCGACACGGGTGCTCACCGCTGCCGCGCCGTCCGCCACCGCCGCGGAGAACGTCGCCGCGGAGAACGCGGTCGTGCAGATCGCGGCCGTCACCGGCGTCCTGCCCACCGGTGTCCTGCGCACCGGCATCCGGCACACCGGCGTCCGTGAACCCGCACGCCCCGAACCGGACGCGCCGCCGGCCTGGACCCGGCGCCACCGGGCCGGCACCGCGATGAACCGCTTCCGGCTCGCCGCGATCGCCGGCGACCTGACCGGCGCGGAACGGGCGCTGGCCGACGCGGACCTCACCGCGGACGTGCTGTCACCGCCCGACCGGACGCTGCACCGTTGGCGGGCCGGGCGGTGGGACGAGGCGCTGGACGGCGCCCGGTTCAGCATCGCCACCGATCTCACCCTGGTCTTCCACCCGTCACAGTCCACGTTGCACCGGGTCGCCGCCGAGGTGCTGCTCGCGCGCGGCTGGCCGGCCCGGGCCCGCGTGCTGCTGGACAACGCCCGCGCGGACGCCGCCCCGCTGCCGCACCTGCTGGCACCGGCCACCGCGGAGCTGGAGTGGATCGTCGGGGACCCGGCCGCGGCCGCGCGGACCATCGACGCCGCGCTGGCCGAGGCCGCGGAGCTGGGCGTGGTGATCGGCGTCGACGAGCTGCGGCTGGCCGCCACCGAGCTGGCGGCGGCCCGCGGCGACGCGAGCGCGGCCACCGCGGCCGCGCTCGCCGTGCCGGCGCCGGACAGCGCCGCCGGTGAGCTGCGCGCCGCCACCGCCGCGATGATCGCGCACCGGGACGCGGCCCGGGCGGACGCCGTGCTCACGCTGGCCCGCCGGACCGGCCAGCCGTACGAGCTGGCCCGCACGATCGAACGGGTGGTCCGCTGGACCGGCCGGCGCCCCGAGCTGCTCGCCGAGGCCTACGACCTGCTCGGCGCGCTCGGCGCGATCCTGCACCGGTCCCGGATCCGGCAGGCCATGCGCGACCACGGCGTCACGGTCCCCGGCCGCGCGGAGACGCTGGCCGAGAGCGAGCGGCTGCTGGCCGCACTGGTCGCCGAGGGACTGTCCAACCGGGAACTGGCCGCCGCCACGCAGAGCAGCGCGAAGAGCGTCGAGGGCCGGCTGTCCCGGCTGTTCACCCGCACCGGGTACCGCTCCCGGGCCGAACTGGCCGCGGCCGTGCTCAACGGCGACCACCGGATCGGCTGA